A region of Micromonospora sp. WMMD882 DNA encodes the following proteins:
- a CDS encoding cyclase family protein, which produces MTTVNLTRPIRTDSAAGRLFPWEAPYRTEEIATLTYNGANLFHITMGSGAATRLIGPALSSPGGATVDQLTPEKLVNRPATVVTCRPGEDGRITAALVADAFAEAGPAHGDAIVLATGWGDQPDRLDTDEYLLDGPHLDPEAATTLVELLAGNGSDLLLTDCGYLDRPGGEHARAEWTALQPWLRPTFPSDAARTYLEHYRPEKVRRDWAATIALTASIWTVVGLVGCAALDGRRIRLTLAPLPVQGVGEVPCTVVAQFVGDDGQPVTPVPLRGDPT; this is translated from the coding sequence ATGACCACCGTCAACCTGACCCGGCCCATCCGGACCGACTCGGCGGCCGGCCGCCTCTTCCCCTGGGAGGCGCCGTACCGGACCGAGGAGATCGCCACCCTCACCTACAACGGCGCCAACCTGTTCCACATCACCATGGGCAGCGGCGCGGCGACCCGACTGATCGGGCCCGCCCTCTCCTCGCCGGGCGGCGCCACCGTCGACCAGCTCACGCCGGAGAAGCTGGTCAACCGTCCGGCGACCGTCGTGACGTGCCGACCGGGCGAGGACGGTCGGATCACGGCCGCGCTGGTGGCCGACGCGTTCGCCGAGGCCGGACCGGCCCACGGGGACGCGATCGTGCTCGCCACCGGCTGGGGTGACCAACCGGACCGGCTGGACACCGACGAGTACCTGCTCGACGGCCCCCACCTGGACCCGGAGGCGGCCACGACGCTCGTCGAGCTGCTGGCCGGGAACGGCTCGGACCTGCTGCTCACCGACTGCGGCTACCTGGACCGGCCGGGCGGGGAACACGCCCGCGCCGAATGGACCGCCCTGCAACCGTGGCTGCGCCCGACCTTCCCGTCGGACGCCGCGCGGACCTACCTCGAACACTACCGGCCGGAGAAGGTCCGGCGGGACTGGGCGGCGACCATCGCCCTGACCGCCTCGATCTGGACCGTCGTCGGCCTGGTCGGATGCGCCGCCCTCGACGGGCGCCGGATCCGGCTCACCCTCGCCCCGCTGCCCGTCCAGGGCGTCGGCGAGGTCCCCTGCACCGTGGTCGCCCAGTTCGTCGGCGACGACGGTCAGCCCGTGACACCGGTCCCCCTCCGAGGAGATCCGACATGA
- a CDS encoding sugar ABC transporter permease, protein MAQLTDSPSRQRPASATPPPPPRRSVLDVLDRYDRWILPAPALIVVVVMLAFPIVYTIYLSFHEWSGGLRPPEFVGLDNVTRSLTDGQFWGSIWRTVYFVGLSVGMQVVLGVGAALLFHRRFPGRGLARTFFMFPMIATPAAVALVWKMMFDPTIGVLNYLVQSVGGPTLLWISDANLVIPALAIVDTWMWTPLVMLIVLSGLAALPQEPFEAAKVDGAGEIRTFLSVTLPLLRPVILVAALFRLIDAIKTFDIIKVITDGGPGHASETLNLYAFKQGLSYLHFGYGSMLLVWLTLLVFGVAIVFTRLRARSEQG, encoded by the coding sequence ATGGCACAGCTCACCGACAGCCCGTCGCGCCAGCGGCCGGCGTCCGCGACGCCCCCGCCGCCACCGCGACGGTCCGTGCTGGACGTCCTCGACCGGTACGACCGGTGGATCCTGCCCGCCCCGGCGTTGATCGTCGTGGTCGTGATGCTCGCCTTCCCGATCGTCTACACCATCTACCTCAGCTTCCACGAGTGGTCCGGTGGGCTGCGTCCGCCGGAGTTCGTCGGGCTGGACAACGTCACCCGGTCGCTGACCGACGGCCAGTTCTGGGGCAGCATCTGGCGCACGGTCTACTTCGTCGGCCTGTCGGTCGGCATGCAGGTCGTCCTCGGGGTGGGCGCCGCGCTGCTGTTCCACCGCCGGTTCCCCGGCCGTGGCCTGGCCCGGACGTTCTTCATGTTCCCGATGATCGCCACCCCGGCCGCGGTGGCCCTGGTCTGGAAGATGATGTTCGACCCGACGATCGGGGTGCTCAACTACCTCGTGCAGTCCGTCGGCGGGCCGACCCTGCTCTGGATCAGCGACGCCAACCTGGTCATCCCGGCACTGGCCATCGTGGACACCTGGATGTGGACGCCGCTGGTCATGTTGATCGTGCTGTCCGGGCTCGCCGCCCTGCCGCAGGAGCCGTTCGAGGCGGCGAAGGTCGACGGGGCCGGCGAGATCCGCACCTTCCTCAGCGTCACCCTGCCGCTGCTGCGTCCGGTCATCCTGGTCGCCGCGCTGTTCCGGCTGATCGACGCGATCAAGACCTTCGACATCATCAAGGTGATCACCGACGGCGGGCCGGGCCACGCCTCGGAGACGCTCAACCTCTACGCCTTCAAGCAGGGCCTGTCCTACCTGCACTTCGGCTACGGCTCGATGCTGCTGGTCTGGCTGACCCTGCTGGTCTTCGGCGTGGCGATCGTCTTCACCCGCCTCCGTGCCCGCAGCGAACAGGGGTGA
- a CDS encoding GntR family transcriptional regulator — MPGPAGTAPVTAGLRVPQKVVLSESTYDVLRTAILDGTLPPGTRIVEETLARQLGVSRAPLREAIWLLKRDGLLVDESARSTRVVQLTEDDVHELHMIRTVLETLAYQHAAPRLQPTDVTTLNEIIEQMQVAADAGDVRAIADLDYRFHRSLCQPCGLPRVLKTWDEQHVLFRLWLNMVGRSLELGDIAQSHRLLLDTVRGGDPDAISEQVIAHVYLVGGVMTEQRRRWAAAQPRLCLPDPDQTRIPRPATEQE, encoded by the coding sequence ATGCCTGGTCCAGCCGGAACGGCGCCGGTGACTGCCGGCCTCCGCGTTCCGCAGAAGGTGGTGCTGAGCGAGTCCACCTACGACGTGCTCCGCACGGCGATCCTGGACGGGACACTCCCACCGGGCACCCGGATCGTCGAGGAGACGCTCGCCCGCCAACTCGGCGTGAGCCGGGCGCCGCTGCGCGAGGCGATCTGGCTGCTCAAGCGGGACGGGTTGCTGGTCGACGAGTCGGCCCGCAGCACCCGGGTCGTCCAGCTCACCGAGGACGACGTGCACGAGCTGCACATGATCCGTACCGTGCTGGAGACCCTGGCCTACCAGCACGCCGCGCCCCGGTTGCAGCCGACCGACGTCACCACGCTCAACGAGATCATCGAGCAGATGCAGGTGGCCGCGGACGCCGGCGACGTACGGGCGATCGCCGACCTGGACTACCGGTTCCACCGGTCGCTGTGCCAGCCGTGCGGCCTGCCCCGGGTCCTGAAGACCTGGGACGAGCAGCACGTGCTGTTCCGACTGTGGCTGAACATGGTCGGCCGCTCGCTGGAGCTCGGCGACATCGCGCAGAGTCACCGACTGCTGCTCGACACGGTGCGCGGCGGTGACCCGGACGCCATCTCCGAGCAGGTCATCGCGCACGTCTACCTGGTCGGCGGCGTGATGACCGAGCAGCGCCGGCGGTGGGCGGCGGCCCAGCCGCGACTCTGCCTGCCCGACCCGGACCAGACCCGAATCCCCCGCCCGGCCACCGAGCAGGAATGA
- a CDS encoding cyclase family protein produces MNTVNLTLPLYPFMPVGNVWAWDSPFQLTPTMTHERHGVATHQMSFHSEAGTRLMLGACYDDAAPRVHELDYSTLVNRNTVVIDVPKQAGEEILAEDIDRTLAVDPDYRDGDAVLLRTGWGDDERYRTLGDAYASTTPHFSLEGAHRLAEVMKQRGSDLMLTDCAYIGNLGEKFMYPEWSSRAPWDRPPFPSPQARIYLRHYTPARGAGGGAPDWASSVVLHGAMSPVAALANCGALRGKRVQVTVLPLFLAGAEGAPCTVLAVDGEPTQPTDEIRETTR; encoded by the coding sequence ATGAACACCGTCAACCTGACACTGCCGCTCTACCCGTTCATGCCGGTCGGCAACGTGTGGGCGTGGGACTCCCCGTTCCAGCTCACCCCCACCATGACCCACGAACGGCACGGGGTGGCGACCCACCAGATGAGCTTCCACAGCGAGGCCGGCACCCGGCTCATGCTCGGCGCCTGCTACGACGACGCCGCCCCCCGGGTGCACGAGCTGGACTACAGCACGCTGGTCAACCGGAACACCGTCGTCATCGACGTGCCGAAACAGGCCGGCGAGGAGATCCTCGCCGAGGACATCGACCGGACGCTGGCCGTCGACCCCGACTACCGGGACGGGGACGCGGTGCTGCTGCGCACCGGCTGGGGCGACGACGAGCGGTACCGCACGCTCGGCGACGCGTACGCCAGCACCACGCCGCACTTCTCGCTGGAGGGCGCGCACCGGCTGGCCGAGGTGATGAAGCAGCGCGGCAGCGACCTGATGCTCACCGACTGCGCCTACATCGGCAACCTCGGGGAGAAGTTCATGTACCCCGAGTGGTCGTCCCGGGCCCCGTGGGACCGGCCGCCGTTCCCGTCCCCGCAGGCCCGCATCTACCTGCGGCACTACACCCCGGCGCGGGGCGCCGGCGGCGGCGCGCCGGACTGGGCCTCCTCGGTGGTGCTGCACGGCGCGATGTCACCGGTCGCGGCCCTGGCCAACTGCGGCGCGCTGCGCGGCAAGCGGGTCCAGGTGACGGTGCTGCCGCTGTTCCTGGCCGGCGCCGAGGGCGCGCCCTGCACCGTGCTGGCCGTCGACGGCGAGCCGACCCAGCCCACCGACGAGATCAGGGAGACCACCCGATGA
- a CDS encoding DUF2087 domain-containing protein: MTPETVVRLLAEPDRMRALGAVALGARTPDEVAAATGLSPRVVAAALHRLGEQGLMTAGGGDDLRVDYDTLREAARALPAAAEPSTVEPGLRPFLRGDRLVSVPAQQSRRRAVLTYVADRAFEPGVDYPERAVNDRLRAWCDGGEVDHVTIRRYLVDLRILSRADGVYRLGPEPAGAPDAAQRHVRAMGLG; the protein is encoded by the coding sequence ATGACTCCTGAGACGGTGGTGCGGCTGCTGGCGGAACCGGACCGGATGCGGGCCCTCGGCGCGGTGGCGCTCGGCGCACGTACGCCCGACGAGGTGGCGGCGGCGACCGGCCTGTCCCCACGGGTCGTGGCGGCGGCCCTGCATCGTCTCGGCGAGCAGGGGCTGATGACGGCCGGCGGAGGCGACGACCTCCGGGTCGACTACGACACCCTGCGGGAGGCGGCCCGCGCCCTGCCGGCCGCCGCCGAGCCGTCCACCGTGGAGCCCGGGCTGCGACCCTTCCTGCGCGGTGACCGGTTGGTCAGCGTGCCGGCGCAGCAGAGCCGGCGGCGGGCGGTGCTGACCTACGTCGCCGACCGCGCCTTCGAGCCGGGCGTCGACTACCCGGAACGGGCCGTGAACGACCGGCTGCGGGCCTGGTGCGACGGCGGCGAGGTCGACCACGTGACCATCCGCCGCTACCTGGTCGACCTGCGGATCCTGTCCCGGGCGGACGGGGTCTACCGGCTCGGCCCGGAGCCGGCCGGAGCCCCGGACGCCGCCCAACGGCACGTCCGCGCCATGGGCCTGGGCTGA
- a CDS encoding DinB family protein has translation MPPPRVRPPFDADERAQLVGWLDLQRAIVHLKCEGLAEADAHRVVLPTSPLMTVAGIVSHLRWTEQTWFEVLFLGGPADGPQFRDDPEDADMRVDGVPLARLLAEYDEQCARSNEIIAAHPLDQAGRHPDFRSAAASLRWMLLHMVEETARHAGHLDTIRELLDGEKGYY, from the coding sequence ATGCCGCCTCCCCGGGTCCGTCCCCCGTTCGACGCCGACGAGCGGGCCCAGCTCGTCGGCTGGCTCGACCTGCAACGCGCCATCGTCCACCTCAAGTGCGAGGGCCTCGCCGAGGCCGACGCCCACCGGGTCGTCCTGCCCACCTCGCCGCTGATGACGGTGGCGGGGATCGTCTCCCACCTGCGCTGGACCGAGCAGACCTGGTTCGAGGTGCTCTTCCTCGGCGGCCCCGCCGACGGCCCGCAGTTCCGCGACGACCCGGAGGACGCCGACATGCGGGTCGACGGCGTGCCGCTGGCCCGGCTGCTCGCCGAGTACGACGAGCAGTGCGCCCGGTCCAACGAGATCATCGCCGCCCATCCGCTGGACCAGGCGGGCCGGCACCCGGACTTCCGGTCGGCTGCCGCCTCACTGCGCTGGATGTTGCTGCACATGGTCGAGGAGACCGCCCGGCACGCCGGTCACCTCGACACGATCCGTGAGCTGCTGGACGGCGAGAAAGGCTACTACTGA
- a CDS encoding protein phosphatase, with the protein MTTPWDPSVAGVLRLPSGRLVRGRGLRAGPPVGPPPTFGVYLLGKPPPAVDWESRWLPWPDFRLPRDREAVGPLLREVWERAATERVELACGGGRGRTGTALACLAVVDGVPADEAVAWVRRHYHPGAVETPWQKRYVSRFRPVPV; encoded by the coding sequence ATGACGACGCCGTGGGATCCCTCCGTCGCCGGAGTGCTGCGTCTACCCTCGGGCCGGCTGGTACGCGGCCGTGGCCTGCGCGCCGGCCCGCCGGTCGGTCCGCCGCCGACCTTCGGCGTCTACCTGCTCGGCAAGCCGCCGCCGGCCGTCGACTGGGAGAGCCGGTGGCTGCCCTGGCCGGATTTCCGGCTGCCCCGCGACCGGGAGGCCGTCGGGCCGCTGCTGCGCGAGGTCTGGGAACGGGCCGCGACCGAACGGGTCGAGCTGGCCTGTGGCGGCGGCCGGGGCCGCACCGGCACCGCCCTCGCCTGCCTGGCGGTCGTCGACGGGGTGCCGGCGGACGAGGCGGTGGCCTGGGTGCGGCGGCACTACCACCCGGGCGCCGTCGAGACGCCCTGGCAGAAGCGGTACGTCAGCCGGTTCCGTCCCGTCCCGGTGTGA
- a CDS encoding PPC domain-containing DNA-binding protein, translating to MTSTIPAVVSRAAGNGRIIAASLPPGSQLTDGIEQVCVEHGVETAVILSVIGTIEEIRLRNPRDITTLPIHQEHEFADEIDTVVLRRPMEILSIQGNVMMLEGKLWAHCHGLFSEAGGQVRGGHVFRGTIWSQGEVFIQELSGIRIDREKEMEITGLPQIRLHGCDVGPGDGR from the coding sequence ATGACCAGCACCATCCCCGCCGTCGTCAGCCGGGCGGCCGGCAACGGCCGGATCATCGCGGCGAGCCTGCCGCCGGGCAGCCAGTTGACCGACGGCATCGAGCAGGTCTGCGTCGAGCACGGCGTCGAGACCGCCGTGATCCTGTCGGTGATCGGCACCATCGAGGAGATCCGGCTGCGCAACCCGCGTGACATCACCACCCTGCCGATCCACCAGGAGCACGAGTTCGCCGACGAGATCGACACCGTCGTGCTGCGCCGGCCGATGGAGATCCTCTCCATCCAGGGCAACGTGATGATGCTGGAGGGCAAGCTGTGGGCGCACTGCCACGGGCTGTTCTCCGAGGCCGGCGGCCAGGTCCGGGGCGGGCACGTGTTCCGGGGCACCATCTGGAGCCAGGGCGAGGTGTTCATCCAGGAGCTCAGCGGCATCCGGATCGACCGGGAGAAGGAAATGGAGATCACCGGGCTGCCGCAGATCCGACTGCACGGCTGCGACGTCGGCCCCGGCGATGGCCGCTGA
- a CDS encoding bile acid:sodium symporter family protein, protein MSSGLALVLFPFALGIVMLGIGLSLTVADFRRILRYPRVVVVCLACQMVLLPAIGLGLVLAFDLRPELAVGMMLLAASPGGSTAGLYSHLFRGNVALNVSLTAVNSVLALFTLPVIVNLSVAGFVGSDTSIGLQFDKVVQVFALVLVPIGIGMLVRARFTAFAARMERPVKILSAVVLAVMIVGALSGIKDDVLATLGEIIVIVLLFNLVSLAIGYLAPRLLRVGHRESVASSFEIGLHNAPLAITIGMSPALLDNSTMAMPSVVYGTVMFFTAAGFGLVAARLGRRSPDGAAHADVAPAPGA, encoded by the coding sequence GTGAGTTCCGGCCTGGCGCTCGTGCTCTTCCCGTTCGCCCTGGGCATCGTCATGCTGGGGATCGGACTCAGCCTCACCGTCGCGGACTTCCGCCGGATCCTGCGGTATCCCAGGGTCGTGGTGGTCTGCCTCGCCTGTCAGATGGTGCTCCTGCCGGCGATCGGCCTGGGACTGGTGCTCGCCTTCGACCTGCGCCCGGAGTTGGCCGTCGGCATGATGCTGCTGGCCGCCTCGCCGGGCGGCAGCACGGCCGGCCTCTACAGTCACCTGTTCCGGGGCAACGTCGCGCTCAACGTGTCGCTGACCGCGGTCAACTCCGTGCTGGCGCTGTTCACCCTGCCGGTGATCGTCAACCTGTCGGTGGCCGGCTTCGTCGGCTCGGACACCTCGATCGGCCTGCAGTTCGACAAGGTCGTGCAGGTGTTCGCCCTGGTGCTGGTCCCCATCGGCATCGGCATGCTGGTCCGGGCCCGGTTCACCGCCTTCGCCGCCCGGATGGAGCGCCCGGTGAAGATCCTCTCGGCGGTGGTCCTGGCCGTCATGATCGTGGGGGCGCTCAGCGGCATCAAGGACGACGTCCTCGCCACCCTGGGCGAGATCATCGTGATCGTCCTGCTGTTCAACCTGGTCAGCCTGGCGATCGGCTACCTGGCGCCGCGGCTGCTGCGCGTCGGGCATCGCGAGTCGGTCGCCTCCTCGTTCGAGATCGGCCTGCACAACGCGCCCCTGGCCATCACGATCGGGATGAGCCCGGCCCTGCTGGACAACAGCACGATGGCGATGCCCTCGGTGGTCTACGGCACGGTCATGTTCTTCACCGCCGCCGGCTTCGGCCTGGTCGCCGCCCGGCTCGGCCGCCGGTCACCGGACGGCGCGGCCCACGCCGACGTCGCCCCCGCCCCGGGCGCCTGA
- a CDS encoding sugar ABC transporter substrate-binding protein — translation MTRKTSTAIRALAVGLCAVLSVTACGSGGSDSQGPQYEGDSFDWKRYDGTSLKVYVADTGQVESLRAKLPEFQELTGITVEIEGSDVTSYRQNLPVRLTSRASDFDVMATFPEVDGLQFASNGWYTDLTPYLDNPGVTNPEYDFEDFQEGVRNAMTVEDQTVTVLWEMQTDLVYYRKDLLEQAGLPVPTTFAEWDAAAAKVHDPANRQYGFALRGIPYQTTTPFSSFLYAHCGQWVADGKAVINSPEALKAFETYGQLGNKYGPPGIAGFDWPVPSQQFAQGNVFAFLDVNLFVKDLEDPTKSRVAGKVGYTTVPRADCDAAPFIGGWGYSLNPFSEKRDAGWYFIQWATGKQMNLDLKLTGWPSPRASAWESTEFTRSDKTPEFTRTVLTSTQTARAQMNPPVTPGVEAREVAGLVANKALEGQTGATLRSTADQQNARLQELLDAMR, via the coding sequence ATGACCCGAAAGACCAGCACCGCGATCCGGGCCCTCGCCGTGGGCCTCTGCGCCGTACTCAGCGTCACCGCCTGCGGCTCCGGCGGGTCCGACAGCCAGGGCCCGCAGTACGAGGGCGACAGCTTCGACTGGAAGCGGTACGACGGCACGTCCCTGAAGGTGTACGTCGCCGACACCGGCCAGGTGGAGAGCCTGCGCGCCAAACTCCCCGAGTTCCAGGAGCTCACCGGGATCACCGTGGAGATCGAGGGCTCCGACGTGACCAGCTACCGGCAGAACCTGCCGGTCCGGCTCACCTCACGGGCCTCCGACTTCGACGTGATGGCCACCTTCCCCGAGGTCGACGGTCTCCAGTTCGCCAGCAACGGCTGGTACACCGACCTCACGCCGTACCTGGACAACCCGGGCGTGACCAACCCGGAGTACGACTTCGAGGACTTCCAGGAGGGGGTCCGCAACGCGATGACGGTCGAGGACCAGACCGTCACCGTGCTCTGGGAGATGCAGACCGACCTGGTCTACTACCGCAAGGACCTGCTGGAGCAGGCCGGTCTGCCGGTGCCCACCACGTTCGCCGAGTGGGACGCCGCCGCCGCCAAGGTGCACGACCCGGCCAACCGGCAGTACGGTTTCGCGCTGCGCGGCATCCCGTACCAGACCACCACCCCGTTCTCGTCCTTCCTCTACGCGCACTGCGGGCAGTGGGTCGCCGACGGCAAGGCGGTCATCAACTCGCCGGAGGCGCTGAAGGCGTTCGAGACGTACGGCCAGCTGGGCAACAAGTACGGCCCGCCGGGCATCGCCGGCTTCGACTGGCCGGTGCCGTCCCAGCAGTTCGCCCAGGGCAACGTGTTCGCCTTCCTCGACGTGAACCTGTTCGTCAAGGACCTGGAGGACCCGACGAAGTCCCGGGTCGCCGGCAAGGTCGGCTACACGACCGTGCCGCGGGCCGACTGTGACGCCGCCCCGTTCATCGGCGGCTGGGGTTACAGCCTCAACCCGTTCTCCGAGAAGCGGGACGCCGGCTGGTACTTCATCCAGTGGGCCACCGGCAAGCAGATGAACCTGGACCTGAAGCTGACCGGCTGGCCCAGCCCGCGCGCCTCCGCCTGGGAGTCGACGGAGTTCACCCGGTCCGACAAGACGCCGGAGTTCACCCGGACCGTGCTGACCAGCACGCAGACCGCCCGGGCCCAGATGAACCCGCCGGTCACGCCGGGTGTCGAGGCGCGGGAGGTGGCCGGACTGGTCGCCAACAAGGCGCTGGAGGGGCAGACCGGCGCCACGCTGCGGTCCACCGCCGACCAGCAGAACGCCCGGCTCCAGGAACTGCTCGACGCGATGCGCTGA
- a CDS encoding FGGY-family carbohydrate kinase, whose translation MAAEPSPGGRGTGPGGAGGDGPCLLGVDVGTSSTKGVLTDPVGRIHATATRPHRVSRPRPGWVEHDPETTWWDEFVAVVRELLAVAPGPVAGVAVSGIGPCLLPATAAGRPLRAAILYGVDTRATAEITELTDRLGADRIVARSGNRLTSQAVGPKLLWVRRHEPQVWADTRRFFMASNLLVHRLTGEYVLDHHSASQCDPLYDLREQRWIPELAEEVAPGLELPRLLWPTETAGRVTPAAAEATGLPVGTPVTAGTIDAWAESVSVGATRPGDLMLMYGTTMFLSRVVERPTPHPALWSTVGVLPGSFCLAGGMATSGAVVEWLRELTGGTPYERLTAEAEPLPPGADGLVVLPYFAGERTPLFDDRARGAVVGLTLGHGRGHLYRAVLEGTAYAVRHHLDTMAEQLPPPERMIAVGGGARALWTRIVSDVTGRPQLVPRHTIGASYGDAFLAGLAAGLTRIGQDWTEFVDEVRPQPSTAAAYDRSYQVFRELYPATRALVRRLGQPAG comes from the coding sequence ATGGCCGCTGAGCCCTCCCCCGGTGGGCGCGGCACCGGTCCGGGCGGGGCCGGCGGCGACGGTCCGTGCCTGCTCGGGGTGGACGTCGGCACGTCCAGCACGAAGGGCGTCCTGACCGACCCGGTCGGCCGGATCCACGCCACCGCCACCCGCCCGCACCGGGTGTCCCGGCCCCGGCCCGGCTGGGTCGAGCACGACCCGGAGACGACCTGGTGGGACGAGTTCGTCGCGGTGGTCCGCGAACTGCTCGCGGTGGCGCCCGGGCCGGTCGCCGGGGTGGCGGTCAGCGGCATCGGTCCGTGCCTGCTGCCCGCCACCGCCGCCGGTCGCCCGCTGCGGGCGGCCATCCTGTACGGCGTGGACACCCGCGCCACGGCCGAGATCACCGAGCTGACCGACCGGCTCGGCGCGGACCGGATCGTCGCCCGCTCCGGCAACCGGCTCACCAGCCAGGCCGTCGGCCCGAAACTGCTCTGGGTACGCCGCCACGAACCGCAGGTGTGGGCGGACACCCGCCGCTTCTTCATGGCCAGCAACCTGCTGGTGCACCGGCTCACCGGCGAGTACGTGCTCGACCACCACTCGGCCAGCCAGTGCGACCCCCTCTACGACCTGCGGGAACAGCGGTGGATCCCGGAGCTCGCCGAGGAGGTGGCCCCCGGCCTGGAGCTGCCCCGGCTGCTCTGGCCGACCGAGACCGCCGGCCGGGTCACCCCCGCCGCCGCCGAGGCCACCGGCCTGCCGGTCGGCACGCCGGTCACCGCCGGCACGATCGACGCCTGGGCGGAGTCGGTGAGCGTGGGCGCCACCCGCCCCGGCGACCTCATGCTGATGTACGGCACCACGATGTTCCTCAGCCGGGTCGTCGAGCGGCCGACGCCGCACCCGGCGCTCTGGTCCACGGTCGGGGTGCTGCCCGGCAGTTTCTGCCTGGCCGGGGGGATGGCCACCTCCGGCGCGGTGGTGGAGTGGCTGCGGGAGCTGACCGGCGGCACGCCGTACGAGCGGTTGACGGCCGAGGCGGAGCCGCTGCCGCCGGGCGCGGACGGCCTGGTCGTGCTCCCCTATTTCGCTGGCGAGCGGACCCCGCTCTTCGACGACCGGGCGCGCGGGGCGGTCGTCGGGCTGACCCTGGGCCACGGCCGGGGCCACCTGTACCGGGCGGTGCTGGAGGGCACCGCGTACGCGGTGCGGCACCACCTGGACACCATGGCCGAGCAGCTCCCGCCGCCGGAGCGGATGATCGCGGTGGGCGGCGGGGCCCGCGCGTTGTGGACCCGGATCGTCTCCGACGTCACCGGTCGACCCCAGCTCGTGCCCCGGCACACCATCGGGGCGAGCTACGGTGACGCCTTCCTGGCCGGTCTCGCCGCCGGGCTCACCCGGATCGGGCAGGACTGGACGGAGTTCGTCGACGAGGTCCGGCCGCAGCCGTCGACCGCCGCCGCCTACGACCGCTCGTACCAGGTCTTCCGGGAGCTGTACCCGGCGACCCGCGCCCTCGTGCGCCGACTCGGCCAACCGGCCGGCTGA
- a CDS encoding carbohydrate ABC transporter permease — translation MTVLEADPRPPTPRPTAARPVPRRAPGVGGVLRRVAFTLTVVIALAPAAFVFFWMVTSSFKQQVDIYSIPPKWLDFTPTLDNYRDAFTRTPFGQYMTNSLVVATCSSVLGLVIGLPAAYSIARYRQHRLSLSLLTARLLPGVAYLVPFFVAFAALRMVGTYPALILSHVIITFPLTVFIMVNFFAGLPQEIYDAAEVDGCGRLETFWRIALPLTRPGMLTAGILAFIFSWNDFKMALILSDADSRTLPVAVFNFVHEASLDWGPMMAYASIIMLPVLVLTLVAQRHIVTGMTMGSVK, via the coding sequence ATGACCGTGCTCGAAGCCGACCCCCGGCCCCCGACCCCGCGGCCCACCGCCGCCCGGCCCGTGCCCCGCCGCGCCCCGGGCGTCGGCGGCGTGCTCCGACGGGTGGCGTTCACGCTGACCGTGGTGATCGCGCTGGCCCCGGCGGCGTTCGTGTTCTTCTGGATGGTCACCTCGTCGTTCAAGCAGCAGGTGGACATCTACAGCATCCCGCCGAAGTGGCTGGACTTCACACCGACGCTCGACAACTACCGGGACGCGTTCACCCGCACCCCGTTCGGCCAGTACATGACGAACAGCCTGGTCGTGGCGACCTGCTCCAGCGTCCTCGGCCTGGTGATCGGCCTGCCGGCCGCCTACAGCATCGCCCGGTACCGGCAGCACCGGCTGTCGCTGTCGCTGCTCACCGCGCGGCTGCTGCCCGGCGTGGCGTACCTGGTGCCGTTCTTCGTCGCCTTCGCCGCGCTGCGGATGGTCGGCACCTACCCGGCGCTGATCCTGTCCCACGTGATCATCACGTTCCCGTTGACCGTCTTCATCATGGTGAACTTCTTCGCCGGGCTGCCGCAGGAGATCTACGACGCGGCCGAGGTGGACGGCTGCGGGCGACTGGAGACGTTCTGGCGGATCGCCCTGCCGCTGACCCGGCCGGGCATGCTCACCGCCGGCATCCTGGCGTTCATCTTCTCCTGGAACGACTTCAAGATGGCGCTGATCCTGTCGGACGCGGACAGCCGCACCCTGCCGGTCGCCGTCTTCAACTTCGTGCACGAGGCGTCCCTGGACTGGGGCCCGATGATGGCGTACGCATCGATCATCATGCTTCCGGTCCTGGTGCTGACCCTCGTCGCCCAACGCCACATCGTCACCGGAATGACGATGGGCAGCGTCAAGTAA